The proteins below come from a single Eubacterium limosum genomic window:
- a CDS encoding Ig-like domain-containing protein: MKRKFKLASILVALLLALSFGNTALAAGGNGGGGGGGNGSGGGNGGGSDEPLTVVSSTPADGETSASVSDPIKLEFSKNVVNAEVKDGNMAAIVLYKNGAPVAAEVTMADDQVEPDLRNFITITPSSPLEPGTEYQVKIAGTLTAKSGAALGEEKTLSFKTAGTAPTAASEEKTTAENTAAEKPASNNTTLYILLGVAAVVIIAIVVVVFVKKKK; encoded by the coding sequence ATGAAAAGAAAATTTAAATTGGCAAGTATTCTCGTTGCGCTGCTGTTGGCCCTCAGCTTTGGAAATACCGCGCTCGCTGCCGGTGGCAATGGCGGCGGTGGTGGCGGCGGTAATGGCAGCGGCGGGGGAAACGGGGGCGGAAGCGATGAACCCCTGACGGTTGTCTCCTCTACCCCGGCAGATGGTGAGACCTCAGCTTCTGTCAGTGACCCCATCAAACTCGAATTCAGCAAAAATGTTGTCAACGCTGAAGTCAAAGACGGGAATATGGCAGCCATTGTACTTTATAAGAACGGTGCACCTGTTGCGGCTGAAGTAACCATGGCAGATGACCAGGTTGAGCCTGATCTCAGAAACTTTATAACCATCACGCCTTCAAGCCCTCTTGAACCTGGAACGGAATATCAGGTTAAAATAGCCGGAACCTTAACAGCAAAAAGCGGCGCAGCCCTGGGAGAAGAAAAGACACTGAGCTTCAAAACTGCCGGTACAGCCCCTACAGCGGCCAGCGAGGAAAAAACAACCGCTGAAAACACAGCTGCTGAAAAGCCAGCCTCAAATAATACCACCCTTTACATTCTTTTAGGTGTCGCCGCAGTGGTTATCATTGCGATCGTTGTTGTCGTGTTCGTTAAAAAGAAAAAATAA
- a CDS encoding ABC transporter ATP-binding protein, translating into MSVLKITDAAFAYGEQLIFQDITLETRPGEIFCLMGRNGCGKSTLLDCILGIQPLKKGAIKISDKSVDAYKPAELAKKMAYLPQSHEHSFPYKVLQVVLMGRTAYMSRFGAPTQEDKVIVKNLLDKIGITHLSDRPYTQLSGGELQMVMLARSLAQEAPLILMDEPTAHLDYYNELLFLETIASLVKDGRQTIFMATHSPNQAFYLENRGIPVRVGLMCDGKLVETGPPAKTLTSANLGQVYHIEARILDSGDTKQVMPVGTLK; encoded by the coding sequence GTGAGTGTGTTAAAAATTACAGACGCTGCTTTTGCCTACGGCGAGCAGCTTATTTTTCAAGATATTACACTTGAAACCCGACCCGGTGAAATCTTCTGCCTGATGGGACGAAACGGCTGTGGAAAAAGTACTCTTCTGGACTGCATCCTGGGCATTCAGCCTCTCAAAAAAGGCGCGATTAAAATTTCTGATAAAAGTGTCGATGCCTACAAGCCCGCCGAGCTGGCAAAGAAGATGGCTTACCTGCCCCAGAGCCACGAGCATTCCTTCCCTTACAAGGTGCTCCAGGTCGTGCTCATGGGAAGAACCGCCTATATGAGCCGCTTTGGCGCTCCCACTCAGGAGGATAAAGTCATTGTCAAAAACCTCCTTGACAAAATCGGCATCACTCACCTTTCCGACAGGCCGTATACCCAGCTCAGCGGCGGAGAGCTTCAGATGGTCATGCTTGCCCGTTCCCTGGCCCAGGAAGCCCCGCTCATTCTCATGGATGAGCCCACCGCCCACCTGGACTACTACAATGAGCTTTTATTTTTAGAAACCATCGCCTCACTGGTTAAGGATGGCAGGCAGACCATTTTCATGGCAACCCACTCGCCCAACCAGGCCTTTTACCTCGAAAACCGCGGAATCCCTGTCCGTGTAGGTCTGATGTGCGACGGAAAACTTGTTGAAACAGGGCCGCCTGCCAAAACCCTGACATCTGCAAATCTGGGGCAAGTTTATCATATCGAAGCACGAATTCTGGATTCCGGAGATACAAAGCAGGTAATGCCTGTAGGTACTTTAAAATAA
- a CDS encoding FAD-dependent oxidoreductase → MHYDCAIIGGGAAGMAAALSASQRGVEKIVLLERDPAVGGILRQCVHDGFGTLYLKKSLTGPEYAAHFKNQLKNTPVTVKTSASVLELSGKYGAFSVKYLSKADGPARLTADTVILAMGCRERTLGQLRIPGSRPTGIYTAGTAQYMMNIQNLLPGKNAVILGSGDIGLIMARRLTLEGARVSLVLGERATGLARNHLQCIRDFNLPIRFGFTVVSVHGYKRLKGVSIAPVLSDGQPELSKKIYIPCDTLLVAAGLIPETDIIDPDFVRLDRNGGINVYSNGQTSVPGLFACGNVTGVHDLVDKVSMAGKQAGESAASFLAGKPAASGEKLPDAYLEKEPTCEVLNSLKENERLCVLCPKGCILSFDTACDPPEITGYRCRRGLHYGREEWTAPRRMLTTTVKTTAGGMVPVKSSVPLLQRSLLKAMKKIQKITLTSSVAPGTIICENILNSGADIITTGEAHEN, encoded by the coding sequence ATGCATTATGACTGCGCAATCATTGGCGGCGGCGCTGCCGGTATGGCCGCCGCTCTTTCCGCATCCCAAAGGGGCGTGGAAAAAATCGTACTTTTGGAGCGTGACCCTGCTGTCGGCGGTATTCTGCGCCAGTGCGTTCACGATGGTTTTGGCACGCTCTATCTGAAAAAATCGCTCACCGGTCCAGAATATGCCGCTCACTTTAAAAACCAGTTAAAAAACACGCCGGTCACAGTGAAAACAAGCGCGTCGGTTTTAGAGCTCTCCGGAAAATACGGGGCTTTCAGTGTCAAGTATCTCAGCAAAGCGGATGGGCCTGCCCGTCTGACCGCGGACACGGTTATTCTGGCCATGGGCTGCCGCGAGAGAACCCTTGGGCAGCTGCGTATCCCCGGAAGCCGTCCTACCGGCATATATACTGCCGGTACAGCCCAGTATATGATGAATATCCAGAACCTGCTTCCGGGAAAAAACGCGGTGATCCTCGGCTCTGGTGATATTGGTCTCATTATGGCCAGGCGGCTGACACTGGAGGGCGCCAGAGTCAGCCTGGTGCTTGGAGAAAGAGCCACAGGGCTGGCCCGCAACCATCTGCAATGTATCCGGGACTTTAACCTTCCCATCCGCTTTGGCTTTACGGTCGTTTCTGTTCATGGTTATAAACGCCTGAAGGGCGTGAGTATTGCCCCGGTTCTGTCAGACGGACAGCCCGAGCTTTCCAAAAAAATCTATATTCCCTGCGATACCCTGCTGGTGGCTGCCGGGCTGATCCCCGAAACGGATATAATAGATCCGGATTTTGTCCGCCTTGACAGAAACGGCGGCATTAACGTCTATAGCAACGGGCAAACCAGTGTGCCGGGACTTTTTGCCTGCGGCAATGTGACCGGCGTCCACGATCTTGTGGACAAAGTAAGTATGGCTGGAAAACAGGCCGGCGAGTCTGCTGCATCCTTCCTCGCCGGAAAGCCAGCCGCATCGGGTGAAAAGCTTCCAGACGCCTACCTTGAAAAGGAACCGACCTGTGAAGTCCTGAACAGCCTGAAGGAAAATGAACGCCTCTGTGTTCTGTGCCCAAAAGGCTGTATCCTGAGCTTCGACACTGCCTGCGACCCACCGGAAATTACCGGATACAGGTGCAGGCGCGGCCTACATTATGGCCGGGAGGAGTGGACGGCCCCCAGGCGGATGCTCACCACCACGGTCAAAACCACCGCTGGCGGGATGGTTCCAGTCAAAAGCAGCGTCCCCCTTCTTCAAAGATCACTTCTGAAAGCGATGAAAAAAATACAGAAAATCACACTGACATCGTCTGTTGCGCCAGGCACCATTATCTGCGAAAATATCCTGAACAGCGGAGCAGACATTATCACAACAGGAGAAGCACATGAAAACTGA
- a CDS encoding DUF1638 domain-containing protein, whose translation MKKVVIGCSVLRKEIEAALGNRPDFKFNWLEDQLHNVPETLHEKVQSAIDAETDADRIYLLYGHCGQALTGIQAKNCSVVLPKVEDCIDVLLCHNPNTTEMRRTSYFVSQGWLWGEEGLGYEYDRMKEKYGEKRALRVIKAMYKNYKYLMFVKTGVEDQSVREKCAGIAEKLNLELKETEGDVELVIEMLGGSTDERFIVIQPGETIREEMFRP comes from the coding sequence ATGAAAAAGGTGGTTATCGGATGCAGCGTGCTTCGAAAGGAAATTGAAGCTGCGCTTGGAAATCGGCCGGATTTTAAATTTAACTGGCTGGAGGATCAGCTGCACAATGTGCCGGAAACCCTTCACGAAAAGGTACAGTCCGCCATTGATGCGGAGACAGATGCAGACAGGATTTACCTGCTCTACGGGCACTGCGGCCAGGCTCTGACCGGCATACAGGCCAAAAACTGCTCGGTGGTGCTGCCAAAGGTGGAGGACTGTATTGATGTCCTGCTCTGCCATAACCCCAACACCACTGAAATGCGTCGGACCTCTTATTTCGTATCACAGGGCTGGCTATGGGGCGAAGAAGGCCTTGGATATGAATATGACCGCATGAAGGAAAAATACGGCGAAAAACGGGCTTTACGCGTTATAAAAGCTATGTATAAAAATTACAAGTATCTCATGTTTGTCAAAACTGGTGTGGAGGATCAGAGTGTTCGTGAAAAATGCGCCGGTATCGCAGAAAAGCTGAACCTTGAGCTTAAGGAAACCGAAGGTGACGTGGAGCTGGTCATCGAGATGCTGGGCGGCAGCACCGATGAGCGGTTTATCGTGATCCAGCCGGGCGAGACCATCCGCGAGGAAATGTTCAGGCCATAA
- a CDS encoding NAD(P)/FAD-dependent oxidoreductase, protein MLDVIIIGGGILGVTTARLLSRFNLDTLVLEKGADLGEGASKANSAVLAAGFHPRGGSLKGISCVRGNAMYPQICKELGVEIAYPGSLFVAFHREGEEMIREKYKKGLKNNVPDMAILSGSESRALEPGLSDRVTMSLYARTTGIIELFSLLLRTAQSAEKNGVHFAFDEEVQEIIEHENHFEVVTGQRSLNARYVVNTAGGMAMAVESGVRPQDLIIKPRCGQFLVFDRQGKNGIRHVLYQAQETDEKGCLLAPSIEGNIIAGPTSQDVPDYKNVETTDWGIHHIEKTAKKILPELDMGKVITSFAGVRANIKNVVKEEKDFVIRRSVPRMVSALGIKNPGMTAAPYLCQMILDLLIEDGLSTAPNPDYCPVLHLPKPFLKQTESIQKKWYEQDHRYGNLVCRCEGITEGDILRVLREPLPPKNMNGLKKRLRTTMGRCQGSFCTPRILEILSREWSVPPEKIMKEAPGSPFVKGRVK, encoded by the coding sequence ATGCTGGATGTAATTATTATCGGCGGTGGTATCCTCGGGGTTACCACCGCCCGGCTTTTAAGCCGTTTCAACCTGGATACGCTTGTCCTTGAAAAGGGCGCCGATCTGGGAGAAGGGGCCTCCAAAGCTAACAGCGCTGTTTTGGCCGCTGGCTTTCATCCCAGAGGTGGCAGCCTGAAGGGAATATCCTGTGTGCGTGGAAATGCCATGTATCCCCAGATCTGCAAAGAGCTCGGCGTCGAAATCGCCTATCCAGGATCACTTTTCGTCGCCTTTCACAGAGAAGGGGAAGAGATGATCCGTGAAAAATACAAAAAGGGCTTGAAAAATAATGTGCCTGATATGGCGATTCTGTCTGGCAGTGAAAGCCGCGCGCTGGAGCCGGGGCTTTCTGACCGGGTAACCATGTCCCTTTATGCCAGGACCACAGGGATTATTGAGCTTTTTTCCCTTCTGCTGAGAACGGCTCAGTCGGCTGAAAAAAACGGGGTTCACTTTGCATTTGATGAAGAAGTACAGGAAATTATTGAGCACGAAAACCACTTTGAGGTGGTAACAGGCCAGCGCTCATTGAACGCCCGTTATGTGGTCAACACCGCGGGGGGAATGGCCATGGCTGTCGAAAGCGGCGTAAGACCTCAGGATTTAATCATTAAGCCGCGCTGCGGACAGTTTTTAGTCTTTGACCGTCAGGGAAAAAACGGCATCCGCCATGTACTCTACCAGGCTCAGGAGACCGATGAAAAGGGCTGTCTGCTTGCGCCCTCCATCGAGGGAAATATCATCGCTGGCCCTACCTCGCAGGATGTACCGGACTATAAAAATGTCGAAACCACTGACTGGGGAATTCATCACATTGAAAAAACAGCAAAAAAGATACTGCCTGAGCTGGATATGGGAAAGGTCATCACCTCCTTTGCCGGTGTGCGCGCAAATATCAAAAACGTTGTCAAGGAAGAAAAGGACTTTGTCATCCGTCGTTCAGTCCCCCGGATGGTCAGCGCTCTCGGCATTAAAAACCCGGGAATGACTGCCGCCCCGTATCTCTGTCAGATGATTCTCGACCTGCTCATCGAAGACGGGCTGAGCACTGCTCCCAATCCAGATTACTGTCCGGTGCTGCATCTCCCCAAACCCTTTTTAAAACAGACTGAAAGCATACAGAAAAAATGGTATGAACAGGACCACCGTTACGGCAATCTGGTCTGCCGCTGCGAGGGGATTACAGAGGGGGATATCCTCCGGGTGCTCCGTGAGCCGCTGCCGCCCAAAAACATGAACGGGCTTAAAAAACGGCTCCGCACCACCATGGGAAGGTGTCAGGGAAGCTTCTGCACACCGCGGATTCTTGAAATACTGTCGAGAGAATGGTCGGTACCGCCTGAAAAGATTATGAAAGAAGCGCCGGGCAGCCCGTTTGTCAAAGGGAGGGTGAAATAA
- a CDS encoding ABC transporter substrate-binding protein has translation MKKIKGYVSITLALLFITMLLSGCSQSGSTASDNTPTHTITDSAGRQVEIPTEIKKAAVLDAFMTEAIVMSQGGEQVVSCPAGTKRNVLLKEIYPEIENAVTVTSSGVINAEALMELKPDVVLIKREIYQSEAEAQKLDKLGIPYVVVSYDNMAEQIEALRLIASVMGGRVAQNMETLCQEYEKVITLCEDRSARIPESERVKVYHSITEAVRTDGENSLGSDWIKTVGCTDVSVGSELKSEGDDYYASIEQIFVWDPDVVICNDASTAEYFKTNEKFQGLRAVRENQVYNIPIGFTRWGHQGSCETFFGMLWLGTTVYPEVYGDIDLRAEVTDFYQNVAGIQVDDALWDKILSGKDIRQGGKNSGK, from the coding sequence ATGAAAAAGATTAAAGGATATGTCAGCATTACGCTGGCTCTGCTGTTTATCACAATGCTTTTGAGCGGGTGTTCCCAGTCTGGCAGCACCGCCTCAGATAACACTCCGACACACACCATTACCGACAGCGCTGGCCGCCAGGTAGAAATTCCGACCGAAATAAAGAAGGCCGCGGTTCTCGACGCTTTTATGACAGAGGCCATTGTCATGAGTCAGGGCGGTGAGCAGGTTGTCAGCTGTCCTGCCGGTACGAAGCGCAATGTACTGCTCAAAGAAATTTATCCTGAAATTGAAAATGCCGTCACAGTCACCAGCAGCGGGGTCATTAACGCTGAAGCGTTGATGGAACTCAAGCCGGATGTGGTTTTAATCAAGCGGGAAATCTACCAGAGCGAGGCTGAGGCGCAAAAGCTGGATAAGCTGGGAATTCCCTATGTGGTGGTGAGCTATGACAATATGGCTGAACAGATAGAAGCCCTGCGGCTGATCGCTTCAGTCATGGGGGGAAGGGTTGCGCAAAACATGGAGACTCTCTGTCAGGAATATGAGAAAGTCATCACTCTGTGTGAAGATCGGAGCGCCAGAATTCCTGAGAGTGAACGGGTAAAAGTATATCATTCCATCACAGAGGCTGTGCGGACAGATGGTGAAAACTCTCTCGGAAGTGACTGGATAAAGACCGTGGGCTGTACCGATGTATCTGTCGGCTCAGAGCTCAAATCTGAGGGGGATGACTATTATGCCAGCATTGAGCAGATTTTTGTATGGGACCCGGATGTGGTGATCTGTAACGACGCCAGCACAGCGGAATATTTCAAGACCAATGAAAAATTTCAGGGTCTTCGGGCAGTACGTGAAAACCAGGTCTATAATATCCCCATTGGCTTTACCCGCTGGGGTCATCAGGGAAGCTGTGAAACCTTCTTTGGCATGCTCTGGCTTGGGACCACTGTTTATCCGGAAGTTTACGGCGACATCGACCTCCGCGCAGAGGTGACAGATTTTTACCAGAATGTTGCCGGTATCCAGGTAGACGACGCCCTCTGGGATAAAATACTCTCCGGAAAAGATATTCGCCAGGGCGGCAAAAATTCAGGAAAATAA
- a CDS encoding chromate transporter, whose product MTYLQLFISFFQIGLFSIGGGYAALPLIQEQVVNLHGWMDMTQFIDIITISQMTPGPIAINAATFVGIKIAGIGGAVVATVGCVTPSCIIVLILAAVYYRFRNLNTIKGVLSGLRPAVVALIASAGLSIVIVAFFKNGLVQFAADNIDFVAVVLFAVSLFILRKFKLNPIYVMLGCGVIGMGIYAALNFMA is encoded by the coding sequence ATGACTTATCTTCAGTTATTCATCAGCTTTTTCCAGATTGGGCTCTTCAGCATCGGCGGGGGATACGCGGCGCTGCCGCTCATTCAGGAGCAGGTTGTTAACCTCCACGGCTGGATGGACATGACCCAGTTCATTGACATCATCACCATTTCCCAGATGACGCCAGGCCCCATCGCCATCAATGCCGCTACTTTTGTGGGTATCAAAATAGCCGGGATCGGCGGCGCTGTCGTCGCCACTGTTGGCTGCGTCACACCTTCCTGTATCATCGTATTGATCCTGGCCGCGGTATACTACCGCTTCCGCAATTTAAACACCATCAAAGGCGTGCTCTCAGGCCTCCGTCCCGCTGTGGTGGCCCTCATCGCCTCGGCCGGCCTCTCCATTGTCATCGTGGCCTTTTTTAAAAACGGCCTGGTGCAGTTTGCAGCAGACAATATTGATTTTGTGGCGGTGGTCCTTTTTGCCGTCAGCCTTTTTATCCTCCGGAAATTCAAGCTCAATCCCATCTACGTCATGCTGGGGTGCGGGGTCATTGGCATGGGGATATACGCGGCGCTTAATTTTATGGCCTGA
- a CDS encoding FecCD family ABC transporter permease, protein MKTETALQDHRHFIKKVIFILLLLVIPLAFIFTALFIGRYSVSVSEVFRSLASPFAGGAGISPQTLTVVLQLRLPRAIAAAFVGAGLSASGTAFQGVFRNPLVDSGFLGVNSGAGFGAGLAILLFGTSLATYGFAFAFGVLAVIFSYMIAKIYKAVPTIMLILGGTIVSSVFSALLTLLKSIADVNSELPAIVYWLMGSVASVSYKDFWAVLVILAGIVGLAFFSWQINVISMGEKEARTMGVNVVFSKRMIIACATLATAGAVCISGIIGWVGLIIPHIGRMLIGNDTRKLLPVSMSLGAVFMVTIDTISRSVTTSEIPLGVLTALVGAPFFVFLLKKTKGGGWQM, encoded by the coding sequence ATGAAAACTGAGACGGCATTACAGGATCATCGGCATTTTATAAAAAAAGTCATCTTTATTCTTCTGCTCTTGGTGATTCCTCTGGCTTTTATTTTTACCGCGCTGTTTATCGGCCGTTACAGCGTGTCGGTTTCTGAGGTTTTCAGAAGCCTTGCCAGCCCCTTTGCCGGCGGGGCTGGCATCTCACCACAAACATTGACCGTTGTACTGCAGTTGAGACTGCCGAGGGCCATCGCCGCTGCCTTTGTGGGCGCGGGACTATCCGCCAGCGGTACTGCTTTTCAGGGGGTTTTCCGCAATCCACTCGTCGACTCAGGCTTTCTGGGTGTTAATTCCGGCGCCGGCTTCGGAGCAGGTCTTGCCATTCTTCTCTTTGGCACAAGCCTTGCCACCTACGGCTTTGCCTTTGCTTTCGGCGTTTTAGCCGTTATTTTCAGCTACATGATCGCTAAAATCTATAAAGCGGTTCCCACCATTATGCTCATTCTCGGCGGCACGATTGTCTCCTCGGTTTTCAGCGCTCTGCTGACCCTGCTTAAATCCATTGCCGATGTCAACAGCGAGCTTCCCGCCATTGTTTATTGGCTCATGGGAAGTGTGGCCTCCGTCAGCTATAAGGATTTCTGGGCTGTTCTGGTCATTCTGGCGGGAATTGTCGGGTTGGCCTTTTTCAGCTGGCAAATCAACGTGATCTCCATGGGGGAAAAGGAAGCCCGCACCATGGGCGTCAATGTCGTATTCAGCAAGCGCATGATCATTGCCTGCGCGACGCTGGCAACAGCTGGCGCAGTGTGCATTTCCGGTATTATCGGCTGGGTCGGGCTCATTATCCCGCATATTGGCCGGATGCTCATCGGCAATGATACCCGTAAGCTTCTGCCAGTTTCCATGAGTCTGGGCGCTGTGTTCATGGTCACCATTGACACCATCAGCCGGAGTGTCACCACCTCCGAAATTCCTCTGGGCGTTCTGACAGCGCTTGTGGGCGCGCCCTTTTTTGTCTTTCTGCTTAAGAAAACAAAAGGCGGGGGGTGGCAGATGTGA
- a CDS encoding chromate transporter: MDAKKLFKLFISTFSLSMFTFGGGYVIVPLMRKKFVKELGWIEEQEMLDLTAIAQSSPGAMAVNASILVGYRVAGVTGAFVAIIGTVLPPLIILSIISLFYTAFRDNLYVGFLLKAMQAGVSAVIVDVVIDMGGDVFKARKALPVIMMFVVFILSAFVKMNVIILILICGLIGALVTFTAKRTGKNLL, encoded by the coding sequence ATGGATGCCAAGAAACTTTTTAAATTGTTTATCTCAACCTTCAGCCTGAGCATGTTTACTTTTGGCGGAGGCTATGTTATTGTGCCGCTCATGCGCAAAAAATTCGTCAAAGAGCTGGGGTGGATCGAGGAACAGGAAATGCTGGATCTCACAGCCATCGCCCAGTCTTCTCCCGGTGCCATGGCCGTTAATGCCTCTATTCTGGTCGGCTACCGAGTCGCAGGTGTTACCGGCGCTTTTGTGGCCATTATCGGGACCGTACTGCCTCCGCTGATTATCTTGTCCATCATCTCACTGTTTTACACAGCCTTCCGCGACAACCTCTACGTGGGATTTCTGCTTAAAGCCATGCAGGCCGGGGTATCCGCTGTCATTGTGGATGTCGTCATCGACATGGGCGGAGATGTTTTCAAAGCCCGCAAGGCGCTTCCGGTCATCATGATGTTTGTGGTTTTTATCCTCAGCGCTTTTGTGAAAATGAACGTGATTATCCTTATTCTGATCTGCGGCCTGATTGGCGCTCTTGTGACCTTTACGGCCAAGCGCACCGGAAAAAATCTTTTATAG
- a CDS encoding putative bifunctional diguanylate cyclase/phosphodiesterase, translating to MKLKISLRLTTFIFCALAIIAAVLSFINTQNVDLKIHEQADRLENHNQCEDKILEFSNASDDLTTATRHFVATGDPIYMNQYWQEADVFRHREDAVASLNALGISTEEQTLLSNAMDASNRLMKTETLAMRLKADAVGIPENEMPSEVAAYIYKNGEEGSTSEEKEQLAIRSIFNNTYENQKKEITDNMTRFRSQLHNRKTSENTLSNSETERSLNHMLVYNFFLLLLLLLLSLFLMFFVTSPLYRYYKSLKNSGKNGAEPLVPGGSQELQQFAESFNTMVEDLKNQNAALLEKSRKDSLTGLYNREAFDLYIKETIEACGGRMALFFMDMDEFKGLNDRYDYLVGDQVLTEVGERLRIIAEKNSGKAARVGGEEFAMLLPAVKTQTEAQIAAAQIIKAVSEIKPESGRKSRKDFPVSASVGVILWDSQTDALPLREVLHRSDLACSRAKQQGKGHFKFYYANDSDLQAMQYTQEHEQQVEDEMYGALAKREFEAYFQPKYNVETGEIMGAEALVRWNHPTKGILSPVHFIPVFESNGFVVQLDFYIFKKVCRTLAAQLKNNEPAVPVAVNFSSRHFANPGFADEVKRIADLLLVPSSFLEIEITETTLMENWDETIIQTRRLREMGFSVALDDFGTGYSSMGVLQELPVDVIKIDRSFINRDLSEHRNAMFITGIVNIAQVLNLKIICEGAETQEQVDFLRKNGIQFVQGYYYSRPVSETVFKEMLLKSKN from the coding sequence ATGAAGTTAAAAATCAGTCTGAGGCTGACCACCTTTATTTTTTGCGCTCTGGCGATTATCGCGGCAGTTCTGTCTTTTATCAATACACAAAATGTTGACCTGAAAATTCATGAACAGGCCGACCGGTTGGAAAACCACAACCAGTGTGAGGATAAAATTCTGGAATTTTCAAATGCTTCAGACGATCTCACCACGGCTACGCGTCATTTCGTGGCAACAGGAGATCCGATTTATATGAATCAGTATTGGCAGGAGGCTGATGTATTTCGTCATCGCGAGGACGCTGTCGCCAGCCTCAATGCTTTAGGCATCAGCACAGAGGAACAGACGCTTTTGAGTAACGCTATGGACGCTTCCAACAGGCTCATGAAAACCGAAACCCTTGCCATGCGTTTAAAGGCTGACGCTGTTGGAATTCCAGAAAATGAGATGCCATCCGAGGTGGCCGCTTATATCTATAAAAACGGTGAGGAGGGCAGCACTTCAGAGGAAAAGGAACAGCTGGCTATCAGAAGCATTTTTAATAATACCTATGAAAACCAGAAAAAAGAAATCACAGACAATATGACGCGTTTCAGAAGCCAGCTGCACAACCGGAAAACCAGTGAGAACACTCTCTCGAACAGTGAGACAGAACGTTCGCTGAACCATATGCTGGTTTATAATTTTTTTCTGCTTTTACTGCTGCTGTTATTGTCCCTGTTTCTGATGTTTTTTGTAACCTCTCCCCTATACCGCTATTATAAAAGTCTGAAAAATTCTGGCAAAAACGGTGCAGAGCCTTTAGTCCCCGGTGGATCTCAGGAGCTTCAGCAGTTTGCTGAGAGCTTTAACACCATGGTAGAAGACTTAAAAAATCAAAATGCCGCGCTGCTGGAAAAAAGTCGGAAGGACAGCCTGACAGGCCTTTATAACCGAGAAGCTTTTGATCTCTATATCAAAGAGACCATCGAGGCATGCGGCGGCAGAATGGCTTTGTTCTTCATGGATATGGATGAATTTAAGGGGCTTAATGACCGGTATGATTATCTTGTCGGCGACCAGGTGCTGACAGAGGTTGGTGAAAGGCTGAGGATCATTGCCGAGAAAAACAGCGGAAAGGCCGCGCGCGTCGGCGGTGAGGAATTTGCCATGCTGCTTCCTGCTGTTAAAACACAGACTGAAGCGCAGATAGCCGCAGCGCAGATTATAAAGGCCGTTTCAGAGATAAAACCTGAGAGCGGTCGGAAATCCCGGAAGGATTTTCCAGTATCTGCCAGTGTGGGCGTTATACTCTGGGACAGCCAGACAGATGCGCTTCCGCTCCGCGAGGTGCTGCACCGCTCCGATCTGGCCTGCAGCCGGGCTAAACAGCAGGGCAAAGGACATTTTAAGTTCTATTATGCCAACGACAGCGATCTTCAGGCCATGCAGTATACCCAGGAGCACGAGCAGCAGGTTGAGGATGAGATGTACGGCGCCCTTGCCAAGCGAGAATTTGAAGCGTACTTTCAACCGAAATATAATGTCGAAACTGGGGAGATCATGGGAGCGGAGGCACTGGTGCGATGGAACCACCCAACCAAGGGGATACTCTCCCCTGTTCATTTTATACCGGTTTTTGAGTCCAATGGCTTTGTGGTTCAGCTGGATTTCTATATTTTCAAAAAGGTCTGCCGGACACTTGCCGCGCAGCTTAAAAACAATGAACCTGCTGTGCCTGTGGCGGTCAATTTTTCCAGCCGCCACTTTGCAAATCCTGGTTTTGCCGACGAGGTTAAGCGTATCGCAGATCTGTTATTAGTACCGTCCTCCTTCTTAGAAATCGAGATTACCGAGACAACGCTCATGGAAAACTGGGATGAAACCATTATCCAGACCAGAAGGCTCCGGGAAATGGGCTTCAGTGTCGCGCTGGATGATTTTGGAACAGGATACTCGTCCATGGGCGTTCTCCAGGAGCTGCCCGTCGACGTGATCAAAATAGACCGGAGCTTTATCAATCGGGATTTAAGCGAGCACCGCAATGCCATGTTCATCACCGGTATTGTCAATATTGCACAGGTGCTGAACCTGAAGATCATCTGCGAGGGCGCGGAGACCCAGGAGCAGGTTGATTTTCTGAGAAAGAACGGCATTCAATTTGTCCAGGGCTACTATTATTCCAGGCCGGTTTCGGAAACTGTGTTTAAGGAAATGTTACTGAAAAGCAAGAACTGA